A genomic window from Vitis riparia cultivar Riparia Gloire de Montpellier isolate 1030 chromosome 16, EGFV_Vit.rip_1.0, whole genome shotgun sequence includes:
- the LOC117934198 gene encoding LRR receptor-like serine/threonine-protein kinase ERL2 isoform X2 encodes MMGEKLLLEVKKRVVVCLFIWVFLFLSSLAFQLNDEGKALMSIKASFSNVANALLDWDDVHNADFCSWRGVFCDNVSLSVVSLNLSNLNLGGEISSAVGDLKNLQSIDLQGNRLTGQLPDEIGNCVSLSTLDLSDNLLYGDIPFSISKLKKLELLNLKNNQLTGPIPSTLTQIPNLKTIDLARNQLTGEIPRLIYWNEVLQYLGLRGNSLTGTLSPDMCQLTGLWYFDVRGNNLTGTIPDSIGNCTSFEILDISYNQITGEIPYNIGFLQVATLSLQGNKLTGKIPEVIGLMQALAVLDLSENNLIGPIPPILGNLSYTGKLYLHGNKLTGPIPPELGNMSKLSYLQLNDNQLIGSIPAELGKLEQLFELNLANNDLEGPIPHNISSCTALNQFNVHGNHLSGSIPPGFQNLESLTYLNLSSNNFKGRIPLELGRIVNLDTLDLSSNGFLGTVPASVGDLEHLLTLNLSRNNLDGPVPAEFGNLRSIQTIDMSFNKLSGGIPRELGQLQNIVSLILNNNNLDGEIPDQLTNCFSLTILNVSYNNFSGVVPPIRNFSRFSPDSFIGNPLLCGNWLGSICGPYVPKSRAIFSRTAVACIALGFFTLLLMVVVAIYKSNQPKQQINGSNIVQGPTKLVILHMDMAIHTYEDIMRITENLSEKYIIGYGASSTVYKCVLKNSRPIAIKRIYSQYAHNLREFETELETIGSIKHRNLVSLHGYSLSPKGNLLFYDYMDNGSLWDLLHGPSKKVKLDWETRLKIAVGAAQGLAYLHHDCNPRIIHRDVKSSNILLDENFDAHLSDFGIAKCIPTAKTHASTYVLGTIGYIDPEYARTSRLNEKSDVYSFGIVLLELLTGKKAVDNESNLHQLILSKADDNTVMEAVDPEVSVTCMDLAHVRKTFQLALLCTKRHPSERPTMHEVARVLVSLLPAPPAKPCSSPPKPIDYAHFVMDKGQKQQNAQPPPHVEPDNNTSSNDAQWFVRFHEVISKYSL; translated from the exons atGATGGGTGAGAAACTGTTGTTAGAGGTGAAGAAGAGGGTTGTTGTGTGTTTGTTCATCTGggttttcctctttctctcctCTCTTGCTTTCCAGCTCAATGATGAAG GAAAAGCCTTGATGTCCATAAAGGCGTCGTTTAGCAACGTGGCTAACGCACTCCTCGACTGGGACGATGTCCATAATGCTGATTTCTGCTCGTGGAGAGGAGTTTTCTGTGACAATGTCAGCTTGTCAGTTGTTTCTCT GAACTTGTCAAATTTGAACTTGGGTGGGGAAATTTCATCAGCAGTTGGTGATTTGAAGAATCTGCAGTCCAT AGACCTGCAGGGGAATAGATTAACTGGTCAACTCCCAGATGAGATTGGCAACTGTGTTTCTCTTTCAACTTT GGATTTGTCTGATAATCTGCTGTATGGGGACATACCGTTTTCAATATCCAAGCTTAAGAAACTTGAGCTGTT GAATTTGAAGAACAATCAATTGACTGGGCCTATTCCATCAACATTGACTCAGATTCCCAACCTAAAAACTAT TGACCTGGCTCGAAACCAGCTTACGGGTGAGATACCAAGGCTAATCTACTGGAATGAAGTATTGCAATACCT TGGGTTGCGGGGGAATTCATTGACTGGAACCTTGTCTCCTGACATGTGCCAATTAACAGGCCTGTGGTATTT TGATGTAAGAGGCAATAATCTGACTGGAACAATCCCCGATAGCATCGGTAACTGTACAAGCTTTGAAATCCT GGACATATCATATAACCAGATAACCGGGGAGATTCCATACAATATTGGGTTCCTACAAGTGGCTACACT GTCACTCCAAGGAAATAAGCTAACAGGAAAGATTCCAGAGGTGATTGGTCTAATGCAAGCCCTTGCTGTTTT GGATTTAAGTGAGAATAACCTTATTGGGCCCATACCGCCAATACTTGGCAATTTAAGTTATACAGGAAAACT GTACCTCCATGGCAACAAGCTTACTGGACCAATTCCACCAGAACTTGGCAATATGTCAAAGCTTAGCTATTT gcaATTGAATGACAATCAATTGATTGGCAGTATTCCTGCTGAGCTTGGGAAGCTGGAGCAGTTGTTTGAACT GAATCTTGCTAACAATGATCTAGAAGGACCAATTCCACATAACATCAGTTCTTGCACAGCATTGAATCAATT CAATGTGCACGGTAATCATCTAAGTGGATCTATTCCTCCAGGCTTCCAGAATCTAGAGAGCTTGACCTATCT AAATCTTTCATCAAACAATTTCAAAGGCAGGATACCCCTTGAGCTGGGACGAATTGTCAATCTTGATACCTT GGATCTATCTagcaatggtttcttgggaacTGTGCCTGCTTCTGTCGGTGATCTAGAGCATCTTCTCACACT GAATTTGAGTAGAAATAATCTTGATGGCCCAGTGCCAGCAGAATTTGGGAATCTCAGGAGCATACAGACAAT TGATATGTCATTCAACAAGCTCTCTGGTGGTATCCCTAGGGAGTTAGGTCAGTTGCAGAATATTGTGTCATT GATACTGAACAACAACAATTTGGATGGAGAAATCCCTGATCAGTTGACCAATTGTTTCAGCCTCACCATTTT GAACGTTTCCTACAACAATTTCTCAGGGGTTGTACCTCCAATTCGGAACTTCTCACGATTTTCACCTGACAG CTTCATTGGAAACCCATTATTATGTGGCAACTGGTTGGGATCAATCTGTGGCCCATATGTTCCCAAATCCAGAG CAATTTTTTCGAGAACTGCAGTTGCATGTATAGCTTTGGGCTTCTTCACTTTATTATTGATGGTTGTTGTTGCAATTTACAAATCCAACCAACCAAAGCAACAGATAAATGGTTCTAACATTGTGCAAG GTCCTACCAAGCTTGTAATTCTGCACATGGATATGGCTATTCACACCTATGAGGATATCATGAGAATCACTGAAAATTTAAGCGAGAAGTACATTATAGGATATGGTGCTTCTAGCACAGTGTACAAGTGTGTATTGAAGAACTCCCGACCTATTGCAATTAAGCGAATCTATTCCCAATATGCACACAACTTACGAGAGTTTGAGACTGAACTTGAAACCATTGGCAGCATCAAACACAGAAACCTTGTTAGCTTGCATGGTTACTCACTATCTCCCAAAGGAAACCTGCTCTTCTATGATTACATGGATAATGGTTCTCTTTGGGATCTTCTTCACG GACCATCAAAGAAGGTGAAACTTGATTGGGAAACCCGCCTGAAAATAGCAGTTGGAGCTGCTCAAGGACTTGCTTATCTTCATCATGATTGCAATCCTAGAATCATTCACAGGGATGTTAAGTCCTCAAATATCCTCctggatgaaaattttgatgctCATCTCTCTGACTTTGGGATTGCAAAATGCATTCCTACTGCAAAAACTCATGCATCAACTTATGTTCTTGGTACAATTGGCTACATTGATCCTGAGTATGCCCGTACCTCGCGGCTCAATGAAAAATctgatgtttatagttttggcATTGTCCTTCTGGAGCTGCTGACAGGGAAGAAAGCTGTAGACAATGAATCAAATTTGCATCAACTG ATATTGTCAAAGGCAGACGATAACACTGTAATGGAAGCAGTTGACCCAGAGGTTTCTGTTACATGCATGGACTTAGCTCACGTCAGGAAAACCTTCCAACTTGCTCTTCTGTGCACAAAGCGCCATCCATCTGAGAGGCCAACCATGCATGAAGTTGCCAGGGTGTTGGTCTCTTTGCTTCCAGCTCCTCCAGCTAAACCCTGCTCCTCTCCTCCAAAGCCTATTGATTATGCCCACTTTGTGATGGACAAAGGCCAGAAGCAGCAAAATGCCCAGCCACCGCCCCATGTCGAACCAGACAATAATACCTCCTCCAATGATGCCCAATGGTTTGTCAGGTTCCATGAGGTCATATCCAAGTACTCCCTATAA
- the LOC117934198 gene encoding LRR receptor-like serine/threonine-protein kinase ERL2 isoform X1 yields MMGEKLLLEVKKRVVVCLFIWVFLFLSSLAFQLNDEGKALMSIKASFSNVANALLDWDDVHNADFCSWRGVFCDNVSLSVVSLNLSNLNLGGEISSAVGDLKNLQSIDLQGNRLTGQLPDEIGNCVSLSTLDLSDNLLYGDIPFSISKLKKLELLNLKNNQLTGPIPSTLTQIPNLKTIDLARNQLTGEIPRLIYWNEVLQYLGLRGNSLTGTLSPDMCQLTGLWYFDVRGNNLTGTIPDSIGNCTSFEILDISYNQITGEIPYNIGFLQVATLSLQGNKLTGKIPEVIGLMQALAVLDLSENNLIGPIPPILGNLSYTGKLYLHGNKLTGPIPPELGNMSKLSYLQLNDNQLIGSIPAELGKLEQLFELNLANNDLEGPIPHNISSCTALNQFNVHGNHLSGSIPPGFQNLESLTYLNLSSNNFKGRIPLELGRIVNLDTLDLSSNGFLGTVPASVGDLEHLLTLNLSRNNLDGPVPAEFGNLRSIQTIDMSFNKLSGGIPRELGQLQNIVSLILNNNNLDGEIPDQLTNCFSLTILNVSYNNFSGVVPPIRNFSRFSPDSFIGNPLLCGNWLGSICGPYVPKSRAAIFSRTAVACIALGFFTLLLMVVVAIYKSNQPKQQINGSNIVQGPTKLVILHMDMAIHTYEDIMRITENLSEKYIIGYGASSTVYKCVLKNSRPIAIKRIYSQYAHNLREFETELETIGSIKHRNLVSLHGYSLSPKGNLLFYDYMDNGSLWDLLHGPSKKVKLDWETRLKIAVGAAQGLAYLHHDCNPRIIHRDVKSSNILLDENFDAHLSDFGIAKCIPTAKTHASTYVLGTIGYIDPEYARTSRLNEKSDVYSFGIVLLELLTGKKAVDNESNLHQLILSKADDNTVMEAVDPEVSVTCMDLAHVRKTFQLALLCTKRHPSERPTMHEVARVLVSLLPAPPAKPCSSPPKPIDYAHFVMDKGQKQQNAQPPPHVEPDNNTSSNDAQWFVRFHEVISKYSL; encoded by the exons atGATGGGTGAGAAACTGTTGTTAGAGGTGAAGAAGAGGGTTGTTGTGTGTTTGTTCATCTGggttttcctctttctctcctCTCTTGCTTTCCAGCTCAATGATGAAG GAAAAGCCTTGATGTCCATAAAGGCGTCGTTTAGCAACGTGGCTAACGCACTCCTCGACTGGGACGATGTCCATAATGCTGATTTCTGCTCGTGGAGAGGAGTTTTCTGTGACAATGTCAGCTTGTCAGTTGTTTCTCT GAACTTGTCAAATTTGAACTTGGGTGGGGAAATTTCATCAGCAGTTGGTGATTTGAAGAATCTGCAGTCCAT AGACCTGCAGGGGAATAGATTAACTGGTCAACTCCCAGATGAGATTGGCAACTGTGTTTCTCTTTCAACTTT GGATTTGTCTGATAATCTGCTGTATGGGGACATACCGTTTTCAATATCCAAGCTTAAGAAACTTGAGCTGTT GAATTTGAAGAACAATCAATTGACTGGGCCTATTCCATCAACATTGACTCAGATTCCCAACCTAAAAACTAT TGACCTGGCTCGAAACCAGCTTACGGGTGAGATACCAAGGCTAATCTACTGGAATGAAGTATTGCAATACCT TGGGTTGCGGGGGAATTCATTGACTGGAACCTTGTCTCCTGACATGTGCCAATTAACAGGCCTGTGGTATTT TGATGTAAGAGGCAATAATCTGACTGGAACAATCCCCGATAGCATCGGTAACTGTACAAGCTTTGAAATCCT GGACATATCATATAACCAGATAACCGGGGAGATTCCATACAATATTGGGTTCCTACAAGTGGCTACACT GTCACTCCAAGGAAATAAGCTAACAGGAAAGATTCCAGAGGTGATTGGTCTAATGCAAGCCCTTGCTGTTTT GGATTTAAGTGAGAATAACCTTATTGGGCCCATACCGCCAATACTTGGCAATTTAAGTTATACAGGAAAACT GTACCTCCATGGCAACAAGCTTACTGGACCAATTCCACCAGAACTTGGCAATATGTCAAAGCTTAGCTATTT gcaATTGAATGACAATCAATTGATTGGCAGTATTCCTGCTGAGCTTGGGAAGCTGGAGCAGTTGTTTGAACT GAATCTTGCTAACAATGATCTAGAAGGACCAATTCCACATAACATCAGTTCTTGCACAGCATTGAATCAATT CAATGTGCACGGTAATCATCTAAGTGGATCTATTCCTCCAGGCTTCCAGAATCTAGAGAGCTTGACCTATCT AAATCTTTCATCAAACAATTTCAAAGGCAGGATACCCCTTGAGCTGGGACGAATTGTCAATCTTGATACCTT GGATCTATCTagcaatggtttcttgggaacTGTGCCTGCTTCTGTCGGTGATCTAGAGCATCTTCTCACACT GAATTTGAGTAGAAATAATCTTGATGGCCCAGTGCCAGCAGAATTTGGGAATCTCAGGAGCATACAGACAAT TGATATGTCATTCAACAAGCTCTCTGGTGGTATCCCTAGGGAGTTAGGTCAGTTGCAGAATATTGTGTCATT GATACTGAACAACAACAATTTGGATGGAGAAATCCCTGATCAGTTGACCAATTGTTTCAGCCTCACCATTTT GAACGTTTCCTACAACAATTTCTCAGGGGTTGTACCTCCAATTCGGAACTTCTCACGATTTTCACCTGACAG CTTCATTGGAAACCCATTATTATGTGGCAACTGGTTGGGATCAATCTGTGGCCCATATGTTCCCAAATCCAGAG CAGCAATTTTTTCGAGAACTGCAGTTGCATGTATAGCTTTGGGCTTCTTCACTTTATTATTGATGGTTGTTGTTGCAATTTACAAATCCAACCAACCAAAGCAACAGATAAATGGTTCTAACATTGTGCAAG GTCCTACCAAGCTTGTAATTCTGCACATGGATATGGCTATTCACACCTATGAGGATATCATGAGAATCACTGAAAATTTAAGCGAGAAGTACATTATAGGATATGGTGCTTCTAGCACAGTGTACAAGTGTGTATTGAAGAACTCCCGACCTATTGCAATTAAGCGAATCTATTCCCAATATGCACACAACTTACGAGAGTTTGAGACTGAACTTGAAACCATTGGCAGCATCAAACACAGAAACCTTGTTAGCTTGCATGGTTACTCACTATCTCCCAAAGGAAACCTGCTCTTCTATGATTACATGGATAATGGTTCTCTTTGGGATCTTCTTCACG GACCATCAAAGAAGGTGAAACTTGATTGGGAAACCCGCCTGAAAATAGCAGTTGGAGCTGCTCAAGGACTTGCTTATCTTCATCATGATTGCAATCCTAGAATCATTCACAGGGATGTTAAGTCCTCAAATATCCTCctggatgaaaattttgatgctCATCTCTCTGACTTTGGGATTGCAAAATGCATTCCTACTGCAAAAACTCATGCATCAACTTATGTTCTTGGTACAATTGGCTACATTGATCCTGAGTATGCCCGTACCTCGCGGCTCAATGAAAAATctgatgtttatagttttggcATTGTCCTTCTGGAGCTGCTGACAGGGAAGAAAGCTGTAGACAATGAATCAAATTTGCATCAACTG ATATTGTCAAAGGCAGACGATAACACTGTAATGGAAGCAGTTGACCCAGAGGTTTCTGTTACATGCATGGACTTAGCTCACGTCAGGAAAACCTTCCAACTTGCTCTTCTGTGCACAAAGCGCCATCCATCTGAGAGGCCAACCATGCATGAAGTTGCCAGGGTGTTGGTCTCTTTGCTTCCAGCTCCTCCAGCTAAACCCTGCTCCTCTCCTCCAAAGCCTATTGATTATGCCCACTTTGTGATGGACAAAGGCCAGAAGCAGCAAAATGCCCAGCCACCGCCCCATGTCGAACCAGACAATAATACCTCCTCCAATGATGCCCAATGGTTTGTCAGGTTCCATGAGGTCATATCCAAGTACTCCCTATAA